One segment of Triticum aestivum cultivar Chinese Spring chromosome 2A, IWGSC CS RefSeq v2.1, whole genome shotgun sequence DNA contains the following:
- the LOC123186184 gene encoding uncharacterized protein: MFPLHSSFMEVTSCSVEDTISVRLMTVFNGFVYFDQFKSPEWFLSLSLETAELKQHLKNRKRPSFHVHPYSAWPPSMEYISEDSKSEVTGKGVDYVGLESTEKDSSVLIKALRSYKEALIKDGDANVAEIEAFSLCIDAEDEKNSLVRKLIGLDELLITVRDRLEGKGRL; this comes from the exons ATGTTCCCGTTGCACTCTAGCTTTATGGAGGTCACCAGCTGCTCAGTGGAAGATACAATCTCAGTGCGGCTTATGACGGTTTTCAATGGTTTTGTGTACTTTGATCAGTTCAAATCCCCTGAGTGGTTCCTGTCCTTGTCTCTGGAAACAGCAGAGCTGAAGCAGCATCTGAAGAATAGAAAGCGACCTAGCTTCCACGTCCATCCCTACTCGGCCTGGCCTCCTTCTATGGAATACATCTCG GAGGATTCAAAATCTGAGGTTACTGGAAAAGGTGTTGATTATGTCGGTCTTGAGAGTACAGAAAAGGATTCATCTGTCCTTATAAAAGCATTACGATCATATAAAGAAGCTTTGATTAAGGATGGTGACGCAAATGTTGCAGAGATAGAGGCCTTCTCACTTTGTATTGACGCTGAGGATGAGAAGAACTCTCTTGTGAGGAAACTCATTGGTTTAGATGAACTGTTAATAACTGTGAGAGATCGTCTTGAGGGCAAGGGCAGACTCTGA